The region CGGTGTTAGAATTCTCGCAAACGACTTTGGCAACGGAATTTGTAGATCTAAAACGAGtgtgttaattaataatttttgatGATTGTTGCTAATAGGTAGTATATGGCTTAGCTCTAACTCTGGTTTTTTTTCACCAGATGTGTCGACTTTGACTGGCTGCTTAGGAGTTATTAATCTTTGAATCTACACATAATtcagttttttaatttaaaaatatattaaagtgCTTTTACCTCGTTTTGCATACTCCTTATTTGATcctacattgttatttatgaCGTTGTTCACTCACCTCTATTGACTTAACTCTCGACCTGGAAATTTCTaagaataatattatttaaaacgtTTATCTTGATGAACCAACCTTCCATCTTCATTCTGTGTAGCTCTTCCTAAAATGATTAACTGATTAGTTGGGTGATTGGATGATATATTTAGGTAATGGTACCGTTTAAATTTGtgaaatgaataaaattagggttattaatataaatatctatTACTTCGAAGTAGTCTTCATCTGATTCATCTGTAAATGAGGCAAGTTCAGAAGTGTTGTTAACTATATCGTCGACGTTCtgaattaataaatgtgttttcaACCGTTGAATTGTGAATTTATTCGTAAAAACTTACCTCTTTGACATCtattgatatttttgaCTGAGGTGTAGATCTTTTAAGTTGAGTAACGTACAGACTCTCCCTATTGTGTaataagtgtgtatggTTATGATTCAAAGTAAATATCATTTGGGCACATGtttttacaattattattgaACAGCGTACCTTATTTTCCCCTCATTTGCAGGTTCAGCTACTTGGATGAATCGTTCATGTGTGTAGTTGTTGTTAGGAAGGTCCTTAATTACATCCTTAAATTTAGCAACTTCGGTCTTTGTAAGCTTATATAGTTCCTCAAATTCCTAAAAGTtcgtatattatttaaaatggagtTACTTTTATTGTTCCTCTTGCCTTCTTTATGGTATCATTCAAATCTAACAAGATTTGGTCCTTTTTTGGTATTGATTTAGAGAAAACACATGATTttatgaataataaatataatataaaacagTTGTGATTGAAATTCatgaaaattataaataaattgcaTTAATGTGTAGCAACATGATAATCCAACACAACTTTGTGAAAATGTAGTATAACtatttcaaatataattttaatggcttaaatatgtttaattatttgatttttgtattttaaatttaaaatggttatattttatgataGAAGTGCTCAGATATTGCTTCTAAAGAAGGAGTTCCCAAAACGTATGTTGCGATGatgaaatttatttttagtaaGGAGTTGGGGATTCAGACCAACAGTTTTTGGTATTCCGATTAGTTGTTTCTTTGGTAGATCAAAATGTGTTTTGGAAATGTTAGcgatttgtatttttttttacacatcaactATAGGACGATTCCCAGGGAGTATCCAGCGCAGAAAGTGTCATTCAAGTTACTAAATCCGATTCCTCATAAGTGGGCCCAGGGAAACATAATCAGGTAATATACAGTCGTATTGGATAGTTGAAGTAATCAGTCCTTCAATGCTGTTTAGGTGTCCTAATGAGTTGTATGAGAAGCCCTTAGTCGACGTAGTGTGGGAAGTTGTTTCAAATTTTGAAGACTATGACAAATACGTGTCTGGCAAAAGACTCCATGAAGATGATACTGGACAACAAGATAAATACGTTGAATCATTTACTAAGTTAAAACAGGATATTGTTCACGGACTTAATAACGCTCCTCACGAAGCAATTCCACAAGTCAATTCACTTGGGTACTtttgaatataatttaccCCTATGTTTAGGGAGGAAAGAGTAAAAGAGGCATTAAAATCCGACACTGAAGTCTATAGACTTATATACAAGTGCAAAAGTGTACGTTTTATGAGcacatataataatttagatATCGGAGGTAGTAAATGAAATCAAGATGAGGCTcgatgaaaatgaaaagaCAGTGTCAAATTATTTGAGGGATATTAGAAAAAAAGAGAATATATTAACGGATATTTTCGACAGTTTGGACTACATAAAAAAGTTTTATAACGAATATGGATTGGATTTTAATTCTAATTCCAAAAAAATGGTCAGAAAGGCACTAAAGAAAGATATTGCTGACttagaagaaaaaattaagctTAAAAAGGAATTGTTACTCGGAGGTCAAAGAAAATATGAGCAGGTTAAGGATgaattatataattgttaCAATAACTTGAATTTGCTCTACGCACTTAATATCGCATTGAAAACTTCAAGTTGAAGTATCTGTTTGACACAATTTGTTTCCTTAAAATGATACAAACGGTAATTacataatgtgtattatataatatattaaaattagcgTATGactaaacattatttaaaatttttaaattaaaaaaatattgatattagTTAGTAGTTGCGGCCATCTCGAGCATCCTCaattcttccttctctAAATCCTCCTGTCGACTCCTTTTCATTTCTTCAATATCAAGTTCGGATAGTCTAAAGTAGAAATAAGGTTTTTTGGTCGAACTCCAACCGTCATGTTTGAAGAAAAAGAGTTCTTTGTGAGAATTCTCATCCTTGATGTGCAAATGAAGCATTCTTGGATTGTTTCTGTGCCCATGAATTATAACAGATGTGCATTTATGTGAGGTGCTTGGTCTTCTCCAAATAAGTTCATCGTCGTCCGTAATATTGGTTATAACGAATCTTTCACGCGGAATGACCACAGTTGCTGGAAGCCCAAAAAAATTGTGTTTCTGCGTCAAGAACACAGAAGTGTCGAAACTGTCATTTAGATCTATGGGTCTTTCAACTTCCAGTCGTCCTAGCAATAAACCAAACTCGGCTAAGCTTATTTCGAACCAATTATATCCACGTTTTTGATAGTATCGTGTTCTGCTCGTAATGTCactgtgtaaatataagtaCCCAATTTggtatttattatttaaactataaaCCTTGAACACATATAGGTGCTTTCCTGATCTCGTTCCGTCCCAAATAGTGTATGCTGAATCCATAAGTTTTTTAATGTTCTGGCATCTAAGTGCTACAAAGGTCGATAACACTAACCCCTTGTATCGTTCTTTCAATACTGAGTAGCAAGCATCCTTTGAATAGTCTGAAATATTAAGAGTCTGGTAGTCGTTAGCCTTTAcaaaaatgtttataaaatatataatgaataataatagcAGATTTGCTTTATTTATGCCCATTATGTCTATTGTTTAACATTAAGGGACAGatgataattaaaaaattgtatgTAACAAAGGCATTCAAAAACTTAATATGGACTGCATCTAAGTAAAGTAAATTGGTTATGAAGATCAGaaatttatatcaaattGGAATAATGGTATGCCTTTGGTATATTTATGCTAGATGAATAATTCATAGATCTTAAATGTTAAGATCATTTTTTTGGAACTAGATACCAAACTACACaactaatataattaatagtGTTTGATTTTAAGATTTGAGGTACTAATGAATTTGTGATAATCgatgtttgtattttaagtCTAACTCCACTAAATTGTGTAATGgcttttaaaataatatattgtatataccaaaatgttaaaacatttaatatatgaAATACATGATTTAACAGTTTGATTCAAAACAGCTACTTCAATCgttatatttcatttaaCATACACTCAAGTAATATTCACAGTTATACAGTTTTGGTTCTTTTTAGTTTTTGCTTTTCCTCCGAATCCATGTTATTCAAAacatgataaaaatattcttTGGTAACCGGTATGAAATCGCCGTTACAATTAGCTAGGAAAATTTCTCCTTGTGTATGTGTTTGCTTTATATTCAAATGAACTAACCTTAAATCATCCTGTTGCCCGTGAAATATAATAGAAGTACATTTACCACTTCCAAACTTTTGCTCCCAAAGTATATCGAAACCATAAGATACAGATATTACGTCATATTTGTCATAGGGGATAATTACATAAGCCATCAAGCCGTAAAGATCATGACTTTGAACCATAAAAATGTCTGTATCGATTTCCTCACTCAAGTCTATACAACGTTCTCTGATCAGTTTCTCCAACTTATATTGGAATAAAGCTTGAGTAATTTTCCTGTATCCATTTGGAACCTTTTCATAATATCTTGTATAAAAAAAGGTGTTGCCAACTGAGTATATATAGGCTAGTTTATTGATACCTTGGCGcctatacattttaaaaagtgATAGTCTTGTCCCAGGAATTGTGGCCTCCCATATAGCATAAGCTCCATCGATTATTTTGGTAATGTTGTCGATTCTGCTTGCCAGATATGTAGTAACTGAAAATCCCGGTAGTTTTTCGTGAAAGTGCATTGATATTGAATCATCTACATTTCCTGCtatgtttaaaacatttgGTGGGTTGGCGTGAACAAAGGTGGTCAACGgactatattttattaacaatataaaGATATAAACGTAAAGAATCATTATGccttgttttaaaaaattaaaaattatttacaaaagtGAACAAAAGCAAATGATAgaatgttaatttatgaaACTATAGTAGTTTTGAGCCATTTGCAAAAGGCATTGTGATTTGACCAATGCTGTACCAAATTATCTACGGGaaggtaaaaaaaatgtagatatacctttaaatatattatagaTTAATTTGTAGATCTAGTagtgtaataaaaattttaaaatacacattagtctgtttatgtaaaaaatgCGTAAAAGACCATACCatgatataaaatatagatatgctttacacataaatttaaatcaaattattaCAATTAAAGCAAGTCGATGCAagatgaaataaataatcagtgcactaatttattaaaaagaaagttataaaacattaaaatgacAAAATCAATGGTTTAACATTGATTCAATTTATTggatttattaatattatcaCAATGTgttagtaatattaataattatagatcattattatacatttggTTAACAATCATTTGATCATCAAGTTGATtcaaatattgataaaattgttCTTTATCGGTTTGTTTCCAATCATCTTCATACTTTCTCATAaacatttgtttatgtgtattatttattttgagatgaagatgaatcAATTGAGAATTTCGCAAATCTCCATGAACAATAATACAAGTACATTTATCCGAATCATTATTTCTTTCCCAAATTACATCAAAATCATCACAAACCGATATAATATCATACATATGATATGGTATGAATACAGTTGATATCAGACCGTACAAATCGTGTGTTTGAATAAAGTATGTTCCGTCGTTCATATCACCAGTTAGATCAAACATTCTCTGTTTTCTTACTTCTTGCATTTTCTTGTCGTATGTTATTTCACTTACTTGAACCCAATCATTTCCTTgtcttttaaaatataatgttcTTGGTCCAGTTGATCTTAATATGTATGCATAACACAATCTAGATCTACCGTACAATTGTGTTAGTTTTAGCATACATAGCAACTCTTCAGGGTGATCCGTATTCCAAATAATTGAAGCGCCATCCATTACTTTTGTAACActttttgttatatttgGGACATACGTAATATACTTTAACGGTCCTTCACCTTGCTTCAGTCTAAGTAACAGTAAATCTTTAGTTTCGTCAGATATGTTAAGAACTGTTTTGTGACGTggaaatacacataaacaaaaatttagTAATACTATACATTTAATCAAAACAAGTATTgtattattcattttaaccAAACATAACTAAGCTTGAATATTATAAGTCAATGTCTGACatattatttcaaaataaCTAAAGAACAGTTAATCTCCGATGTCGGCCACTATTATAACGAACAAACAACCctttatacacactttatGTAGGTAGACTGCcaattttacacacacaaCTTGAATTTTTAGATGTATTTATAGAtcaaatagtaaaaatcTAATGAATTTAATGAATACAAACTAATACAATAGgaatgttaaataaatatatcaaaCAATATTGTTAAAGTTTGTGCTCTTATTATCAATTTGTTATAAACTTtcaattatatacatacacatcgTCATATTAAACTTACTTTATAACAAActagtataataaattatacacaaaataaggtgtaataatgtatttattcaaaGATGAATAAAACAGACATTGAAAATGTTAACACCTGATTAGTAAATACATGAGTCAATTGACATTAAAAATCATACACCTTAAAAAGGTGTGTCTACATTATCTAATTTCTTGAGAAAGGAATAGAAATTAGTTTTATCGGTTTGTTTCCAATCATCTTCATACTTTCTCATAaacatttgtttatgtgtattatttattttgagatgaagatgaatcAATTGAGAATTTCGCAAATCTCCATGAACAATAATACAAGTACATTTATCCGAATCATTATTTCTTTCCCAAATTACATCAAAATCATCACAAACCGATataatatcataaatatcATATGGAATAAAAACTAAAGTTTCTAATCCATATAAACTAAGATCTTGGACATAAAAAGTATCATAATCAATATCACTTTTCAAATCAAAAATCCTTTCTTTTCTGAGTCTTTCTAACTTataatcaaaataaaattctGGAATCTCATACCAATTGTGCTTTCGCCCTTCAAAAAATTTAGTTTTTCTAACGAGATTTCCTAAACTGTATACATACGCTAATTTGTTCCTTccataatatttgtaaatctTCAATAGCGACAAATATTCTCCGTTTGTTTTGGCCTCCCAAATTATAATTGCTCCGTCCATTACTTTTACAATACGGCTTCTCATCCTGGTCACGTATGTAATGATAGTTATTTTCCCGATCCTTTGAACCAATTTCATCAATAGATAGTCTTTGGTAACATCTCCgatgttaaaattttgaTTTCCTACCGACTTAGCGATTTCTATTGTACATCCGAAATACACGACGCAAAGCAGATCGTATATTTTCATAGTTACACAATTCATTAAACAGGGTTTTATAGTTTTGTAGAATAattcaaatgtgttaaatggaaaaaattataaagtcaatttttaaatatttatataagttgaatgttaaataataacatttaaaaaaaatatgtgaatataaaatgttatagaataaacacataaaacataaaaattgaaaattatataaaatataaaatgatgtagtaataaataatcagtgcactaatttattaaaaagaaagttataaaacattaaaatgacAAAATCAATGGTTTAACATTGATTCAATTTATTggatttattaatattatcaCAATGTgttagtaatattaataattatagatcattattatacatttggTTAACAATCATTTGATCATCAAGTTGATtcaaatattgataaaattgttCTTTATCGGTTTGTTTCCAATCATCTTCATACTTTCTCATAaacatttgtttatgtgtattatttattttgagatgaagatgaatcAATTGAGAATTTCGCAAATCTCCATGAACAATAATACAAGTACATTTATCCGAATCATTATTTCTTTCCCAAATTACATCAAAATCATCACAAACCGATataatatcataaatatcATATGGAATAAAAACTAAAGTTTCTAATCCATATAAACTAAGATCTTGGACATAAAAAGTATCATAATCAATATCACTTTTCAAATCAAAAATCCTTTCTTTTCTGAGTCTTTCTAACTTataatcaaaataaaattctGGAATCTCATaccaattattatttattttttcaaaatacCTCGTTTGCCTTACAAGATACCTCGTTTGTCTAATCAGATGACCTAGACTATACACATATGCCAATCTATTCTTTCCATATAACTTATATACTTTCAACAAAGATAGTGTCTCATCATCCAGATCAGATACCCACATCGTACTAGGGCCATccattatttttgttatgCGAGACCTAATATTTGTGAGATATGATGATACGATATATGCTCCTGTTCCTTCGTTAAATCTCATCAGCATCAACTCACTTGAATCGCtgtctaaatttaaaacatcaTTATTGACTGATTCGATATTTCTGTTATAAACCAACACACTCATCAATGTTAGTGCTTTGTACATAATTAACCTAGCCATTTTTGTCTAGACGACATATAATTAGCACACACCACCTGTACACACCggtataaaatttaaacttatcATTGATTTACATTTGTATATCAATAACTGTGGAAattctaatatttaactaatattaGGACAATTTGATCCTTAATATATcacaatatattattacaatTTGTAGATCAAGTAGTGTAGTCAATAACGATTACACTAATACTTGGATATTTACTAGCTTTATTCCTATATAATTTCCATTATCAAACTTTTACATTGCTTGTTAtaactttatttactataaaattgtaaaatatattataatgagaagtttttattacacaaataagATACACATCGATATATACGATACATACACAtcttatttttgtaaacaATCAAGCATATATTATCTGGTTATAACACGAACGgataaataatagtataaataagagTGATTTGTTATAAATTAGAGGGGTTtgattattaaataaaatatacaccgtcgtaaaataatgttgaataatatttatgcaATGGCACCAAATTCCATTTTTCAAGCATACAAAAATTTACTATACTACAATTTCAcgttaaaatacaaaagtTAACTaataatcaaatatttttataatgtgtatgttgaTATTAACTCAACTAGAAGAGAGGAATCGGGTGGCAATATCACATGGTTCTTAAATATCttacattaaaatcaacACACAACCATTAACACTCATTAAaaactattttttataaaaaacacactTTTCAAAAAACTCGTCCATTTTACTCCACCTtataaacttactttttTGTAGGGGACTTTCTTCAACATccacttattttatttgcttTTAAGCTTTAATATGCCCAGAGTTAGGACTTTAAATACCAAGCCTCCTCCGGAAGGCTGGGATTTAATCTCGGAAACCTTGGAATCTCTCGAGGATAAGATGAAGCAGGCTCAGTTGGAATCCGGCGATGGAAAGAGGCGCACTGAGGTCCTCTGGCCCATTTTCAGGATTCACCACCAGAGATCCCGCTATATTTACGAGATGTTTTATCAAAAGAAGCTAATCTCCCGTAAGTTTCCCTTTTATTCTCCTACTTATTCCCCAGTCTTCATTTGTCCTCATTTTATCTCTCTCATGATcttttttccattttactttatttttcttatttttactttgttTTAGGCGAGTTGTACGACTACTGTGTTCGCGAGGGCTACGCCGATGCCAACTTAATTTCAAAGTGGCGCAAGCAGGGCTACGAATTCCTTTGCTGCCTTCGCTGTGTTCAGACTTCCGGCCAGAATTTTGGCACCAGCTGCATCTGTCGCGTTCCTAAGCGTGACCTTGAGCCTGGCAAGGTCATTGAATGTGTTTTGTGCGGTTGTCGTGGCTGTGCCAGCTGCGACTTTTAATGTACCATATCTCACCCATGTGTAATCTATTTGAATCGCCTTCGCCTTTCCtcaacacacacatacactcCAAACACACCAACGTCAATATGATAACATGTActcttacacattaatcATTAGTTACGTTTATCAGTTTATTCGTTGAGCATtcttataattttaatgtagtcgttgttattatactggctgttgttgtagttgttattatactggctgttgttgtagttgttATTCTACTggctgttgttgtagttgCCGTTGTACCTGTTGCACTGGTTGTCATTGTACCTGTTGTTGTATTTGTCGTTTTAGTACTGGTTCTAGTCCTCGTCACCTCAGCAACTCGAGTACTACATCTGGGTGCGGGACGGTATCCAGCTTCCCGTGTACCACTACGCTCGGCTTATTATTTCTCAGGTCGTTCACCACcgccttcagctcctctaGCGTGACGCTGTCTATCAGcctctccaggtcctctGGCTCCAGCACTCTGTTGCAGAACAGCAGCTGTCTTCCCACGTCTTCGCACACTATTGCCTTGTGTTCCAGACTCATGTGCAGGAAGGACTTTAAACTGTTTTTCCCCTTGGTAAGCTCCTTGTTAGTCAGTTGTTTCATTCTTTCAAACTCGTCCTTAATTATTGAGAACACTTGTGCCAGGTTCCCTGATGCGTATCCTCCGTTGACCACCATGTATATTCCAAAGAGCCCTGTGGTTGAGTGCACTGTGTTAAATGCCATGCAACTTTCGACAAACTCGTATCTACAGGTTCATTACATCAGATGTATTACGTTTCACTCATCTTATCCACATATCTGTGTATGACTGTGTACCTGTTGAGCACATTGTTGTATAAACTCGTTGTCAAGCCTTTTCCTGGGCCACCCGTCGTGAAGCTGCCTCCTCCTCCCAGTATCGACTGCAGCAGTGTTGTCGC is a window of Theileria orientalis strain Shintoku DNA, chromosome 2, complete genome DNA encoding:
- a CDS encoding uncharacterized protein (protein of unknown function DUF529 repeat containing protein); amino-acid sequence: MILYVYIFILLIKYSPLTTFVHANPPNVLNIAGNVDDSISMHFHEKLPGFSVTTYLASRIDNITKIIDGAYAIWEATIPGTRLSLFKMYRRQGINKLAYIYSVGNTFFYTRYYEKVPNGYRKITQALFQYKLEKLIRERCIDLSEEIDTDIFMVQSHDLYGLMAYVIIPYDKYDVISVSYGFDILWEQKFGSGKCTSIIFHGQQDDLRLVHLNIKQTHTQGEIFLANCNGDFIPVTKEYFYHVLNNMDSEEKQKLKRTKTANDYQTLNISDYSKDACYSVLKERYKGLVLSTFVALRCQNIKKLMDSAYTIWDGTRSGKHLYVFKVYSLNNKYQIGYLYLHSDITSRTRYYQKRGYNWFEISLAEFGLLLGRLEVERPIDLNDSFDTSVFLTQKHNFFGLPATVVIPRERFVITNITDDDELIWRRPSTSHKCTSVIIHGHRNNPRMLHLHIKDENSHKELFFFKHDGWSSTKKPYFYFRLSELDIEEMKRSRQEDLEKEELRMLEMAATTN
- a CDS encoding maternal g10 transcript; this translates as MPRVRTLNTKPPPEGWDLISETLESLEDKMKQAQLESGDGKRRTEVLWPIFRIHHQRSRYIYEMFYQKKLISRKFPFYSPTYSPGYADANLISKWRKQGYEFLCCLRCVQTSGQNFGTSCICRVPKRDLEPGKVIECVLCGCRGCASCDF